In Candidatus Bathyarchaeia archaeon, one genomic interval encodes:
- a CDS encoding preprotein translocase subunit Sec61beta, translating into MSGGRERKRRRTAPAPAAGAGLLRFFEEESLGVKIRPRTLIILTIVFIALCIIIQFSM; encoded by the coding sequence TTGAGCGGTGGAAGGGAGAGAAAAAGGCGTAGAACTGCACCAGCGCCAGCCGCTGGCGCCGGCTTACTGAGGTTCTTTGAAGAGGAAAGTTTAGGTGTAAAAATAAGGCCCAGAACATTAATAATATTGACAATAGTTTTCATAGCGTTATGCATCATCATTCAGTTTTCCATGTAG